Proteins encoded together in one Musa acuminata AAA Group cultivar baxijiao chromosome BXJ3-6, Cavendish_Baxijiao_AAA, whole genome shotgun sequence window:
- the LOC135640061 gene encoding early nodulin-93-like yields the protein MGSAALDQKLAMAKRCSHEGAMAGAKAAVVASVAAAIPTLASVRMLPWARSNLNPTAQALIISTAAGAAYFIVADKTVLASARKNSFKNSYQGNTD from the exons ATGGGTTCCGCCGCTCTGGATCAGAAGCTGGCCATGGCCAAGCGCTGTTCCCATG AGGGAGCCATGGCGGGAGCAAAGGCGGCCGTCGTCGCAAGTGTTGCAGCTGCCATCCCGACG TTGGCTAGCGTTAGGATGCTGCCATGGGCGAGGTCCAACCTCAATCCTACTGCTCAAGCCCTCATCATCTCCACAG CCGCGGGAGCGGCCTACTTCATAGTCGCCGACAAGACGGTGCTGGCATCGGCCAGGAAGAACTCCTTCAAGAACAGTTACCAAGGCAACACTGACTGA